DNA sequence from the Sulfurimonas sp. HSL3-7 genome:
ACGGCCGTTTATTTTAAAATTTATCATTCGACCTCCTTAATACGCGACCATCGCGATATAGTAGCAGCGCATACAGCGATCGGCTTCGCTGAGTGCCTGTTCTTGTGTAAAACCAAGATTGACTTCCATGTTGTTGAACTTGCGCACGTCAACATCCAGAACTTCCGACTCTTGACGAGGCAGACCCGGAAGCCATCCTGTGATCTTCTCTTTTTTGTCATAGACCTTCATCTTGCGCAGGTGATCTTCCATGATCTCGTCATCTGTCAATGTGACCTCGCCGCCGTTTTGCACGTAGCGCGCCATGACCGACGCCGCACGTTTGGCCTGACCGACCGCATTGACGATCGTCATCGGACCGTACTCACAGTCGCCTGATGCAAAGATACCTTTGCGTGAGGTCATGTAATCTTTACCGTTCGTCTTGATCGTCGCCCAAGACGTCATCTCGATCTCCCACTCTTCAGGCAGAAGATCCAGATCGGCAGACTGAGAAACCGCCGGGATCAAAAAGTCGGCATCAATGAAGTAGTCGGCACCCTCGATCTTTTCGAGTTGCGGACGACCGCCCTCCGGATCGGGAACAAGCTCGAACTTGTTGATCTTCAGACTCTTTAGAACATCTTTTTCGTCAATGATCTCTTCAACCGCTGAGTGGAAAAGGAACTCAACGCCCTCTTCCACCGCTTCATGATACTCTTCGTAAGTCGTGTTGCGGATGATCGTCTTCTCGTCGCGACGGTAGATCATGTAGACCTTCTCGGCATTGGCGCGGATCGAGCAGCGGACCACGTCCATCGATGTAAAACCACCACCGACACAGACCACTGTCTTACCGGTCAGATCGACCGGTTCGCCGATACCGTATTTCTCCCAGAGGTTGACCTGGTCAAGCATGTCGATCGCACCCCAGTACCCTTCTATCTCAGGGCGTTCGTTGTTACAACGGACTTTCTTGGAGATACGCGTACCTGTCGCCACCATGACCGCGTCATAATCTTTTTCAAACTGACGCATCATATCGGCCGTCACCTTGGCATTGGTGATGAAGTTGACCCCCAGGTCACGCACCGCTTCGATGTCCTGGTTGTATTTGTCGATCGGCATACGGTACTCCGGTACACCGACAGCGACTTCACCGCCGAGAACAGGAAGCTCTTCGTAGACG
Encoded proteins:
- a CDS encoding FAD-dependent oxidoreductase encodes the protein MSKVFFSTWRGEAINNSGKADDAWEESAYNLPEQYNEHASSKAFIGWDGVALFDQEVDVVRLATEYAAQYQVYSEACGRCAPGRWGGRILYDLMDKIARGEGTREDMEHLKEVSRTMQTTSKCEIGKTVPTPLLDLMEHFEADFVRCIEEQKPSKHYDASVNYIAKITAPCTDACPAHVDIPGYIEGVRDLRFDDSLVATRQTMPLAHTCGRVCPHPCEDECRRTNLDEPISIMALKRLGADYETDHGFGFFHPAEKKPDTGKKVAVIGAGPAGLTTAYYLALEGVHCDVYEELPVLGGEVAVGVPEYRMPIDKYNQDIEAVRDLGVNFITNAKVTADMMRQFEKDYDAVMVATGTRISKKVRCNNERPEIEGYWGAIDMLDQVNLWEKYGIGEPVDLTGKTVVCVGGGFTSMDVVRCSIRANAEKVYMIYRRDEKTIIRNTTYEEYHEAVEEGVEFLFHSAVEEIIDEKDVLKSLKINKFELVPDPEGGRPQLEKIEGADYFIDADFLIPAVSQSADLDLLPEEWEIEMTSWATIKTNGKDYMTSRKGIFASGDCEYGPMTIVNAVGQAKRAASVMARYVQNGGEVTLTDDEIMEDHLRKMKVYDKKEKITGWLPGLPRQESEVLDVDVRKFNNMEVNLGFTQEQALSEADRCMRCYYIAMVAY